One Halomonas sp. M4R1S46 genomic window carries:
- a CDS encoding FxsA family protein: MPFLLIFTVFALLDFVLLFSVGSQIGLLTTLALVLGTGFIGLHLIRREGVATFARAQERMARGEVPSGELLTGAALIFGGALLMAPGFLSDTLGFMCLIPDARRLLGKLLGRVGLRMRGVHVHAGGYRPRQGSDADWQQADAPRGDTTREAHTDSRGEPLEGDFIGHDERRG; the protein is encoded by the coding sequence ATGCCTTTCCTTCTCATCTTCACCGTCTTTGCCCTGCTCGATTTCGTGCTCCTGTTTTCCGTCGGCAGCCAGATCGGCCTGCTGACGACCCTCGCCCTGGTGCTGGGCACCGGCTTCATCGGCCTGCACCTGATCCGCCGCGAAGGGGTGGCCACCTTCGCCCGGGCCCAGGAGCGCATGGCCCGGGGCGAGGTCCCCTCCGGCGAACTGCTCACCGGGGCGGCGCTGATCTTCGGCGGCGCCCTGCTCATGGCCCCCGGCTTTCTCTCCGACACCCTGGGCTTCATGTGCCTGATCCCCGATGCGCGCCGCCTGCTGGGCAAGCTGCTCGGCCGGGTCGGCCTGCGCATGCGGGGCGTGCATGTCCATGCCGGCGGCTACCGCCCCCGTCAGGGCAGCGACGCCGACTGGCAGCAAGCCGACGCGCCGCGCGGCGACACCACACGGGAAGCCCATACCGATAGCCGGGGCGAACCCCTGGAGGGCGACTTCATCGGACACGACGAGCGCCGCGGCTGA
- a CDS encoding lipopolysaccharide assembly LapA domain-containing protein, whose product MRWLKGLIMAIILLAVLLIGILFAVNNQQALPLNLIWIELPAASLSVWLLASLAVGVFLGMLAMSGVYLRLRTLLTRAQRHNQQQRKELDKLRIQEMKELP is encoded by the coding sequence ATGCGTTGGCTTAAAGGCCTGATCATGGCCATCATCCTGCTGGCGGTGCTGCTGATCGGCATCCTGTTTGCCGTCAACAACCAGCAGGCCCTGCCCCTCAACCTGATCTGGATCGAGTTGCCGGCGGCCTCGCTCTCCGTCTGGCTACTGGCTTCCCTGGCCGTGGGCGTCTTCCTGGGCATGCTCGCCATGAGCGGCGTCTACCTGCGCCTGCGCACCCTGCTGACCCGCGCCCAGCGCCACAACCAGCAGCAGCGCAAGGAACTCGACAAGCTGCGTATCCAGGAGATGAAGGAACTCCCCTGA
- a CDS encoding succinate dehydrogenase assembly factor 2, producing MNDDSSAGAALRKRLYWHSRRGMWELDLLLIPFLEQRYDDLDESDQAAYRDLITEEDQDLFAWLMRREWPEEPSRRRIVKMIVEHAETTDNDHYRTL from the coding sequence TTGAACGACGATTCGTCTGCCGGCGCCGCCCTGCGCAAGCGCCTCTACTGGCATTCCCGTCGCGGCATGTGGGAGCTCGACCTGCTGCTGATTCCCTTCCTCGAACAGCGTTATGACGACCTGGACGAGAGCGACCAGGCCGCCTATCGCGACCTCATCACCGAGGAGGACCAGGACCTCTTCGCCTGGCTGATGCGCCGCGAGTGGCCGGAGGAGCCCTCCCGGCGACGCATCGTCAAGATGATCGTCGAACATGCCGAAACCACCGACAACGATCACTATCGCACCCTCTAG
- the lapB gene encoding lipopolysaccharide assembly protein LapB, translating into MPDVLLLALLLAAVAIGWWLGRRERRGPGTPATSPGLARDYFVGLNYLLNDQQDRAIETFVGALEVNSDTIETHIALGNLFRTRGEADRAVKIHQNLLARPTLSGDQGERVQLELSRDFLHLGLLDRAERLLQGLVREGQDDELRQSAKRLLVDLLEREGEWQAALDVALPHLVRQHDDIRRAAAHWLCELADQERRSASPVLARRHLKQSLATDARCVRANLLLAEMALDTGQYRQAIRLLKRIPDQDKTFIPSMLEPLSRAYRLLDDEVGLIQYLQELLETAPYTSVIILLAETLRRHHGDARAAHALVARQLNREPSLGAVDYLIRLYLREAPGSEDERIELLQHHTHTLLQSLPRHRCRRCGFSGEHLHWQCPRCRSWGTTKPITGIEGE; encoded by the coding sequence ATGCCCGATGTTCTGCTGCTGGCCCTGTTGTTGGCAGCGGTCGCCATCGGTTGGTGGCTGGGCCGCCGCGAACGCCGAGGCCCTGGCACCCCCGCCACCTCGCCCGGCCTGGCCCGCGACTACTTCGTGGGCCTCAACTACCTGCTCAATGACCAGCAGGACCGCGCCATCGAGACCTTCGTCGGCGCCCTGGAGGTCAACAGCGATACCATCGAGACCCACATCGCTCTGGGCAACCTCTTCCGCACCCGCGGCGAGGCCGACCGCGCGGTGAAGATCCATCAGAACCTCCTGGCCCGCCCCACCCTCTCCGGCGATCAGGGGGAACGGGTCCAACTGGAGCTCTCCCGGGACTTCCTCCACCTGGGCCTGCTCGATCGGGCCGAACGCCTGCTCCAGGGGCTGGTCAGGGAAGGCCAGGACGACGAGCTGCGCCAGTCGGCCAAGCGCCTGTTGGTCGACCTGCTCGAGCGGGAAGGCGAATGGCAGGCGGCCCTGGACGTGGCCCTGCCCCATCTGGTGCGGCAGCACGACGACATCCGGCGCGCCGCGGCCCACTGGCTGTGCGAGCTGGCCGACCAGGAGCGCCGGTCGGCCAGCCCGGTACTGGCCCGGCGCCATCTCAAGCAGTCGCTGGCCACCGATGCCCGCTGCGTGCGGGCCAACCTGCTGCTCGCCGAGATGGCCCTCGATACCGGCCAGTACCGCCAGGCCATCCGCCTGCTCAAGCGCATCCCCGACCAGGACAAGACCTTCATTCCCAGCATGCTCGAGCCGCTGAGTCGCGCCTACCGGCTGCTGGATGACGAGGTTGGCCTGATCCAGTACCTCCAGGAACTGCTCGAGACGGCCCCCTACACCAGCGTGATCATCCTGCTGGCCGAGACCCTGCGCCGGCATCATGGCGACGCCCGCGCGGCCCATGCGCTGGTCGCCCGCCAGCTCAACCGGGAGCCGAGCCTGGGCGCGGTGGACTACCTGATCCGCCTCTACCTGCGGGAGGCTCCCGGCAGCGAGGACGAGCGCATCGAGCTGCTGCAGCACCACACCCACACCCTGCTGCAATCCCTGCCCCGCCACCGCTGCCGCCGTTGCGGCTTCAGCGGCGAGCACCTCCACTGGCAGTGCCCCCGCTGCCGCAGCTGGGGCACCACCAAGCCGATCACCGGCATCGAGGGCGAATAG
- a CDS encoding RidA family protein, producing the protein MSLTHHDSNARMSQIAVHNGTVYLAGQVPSDASAGMRGQTEQVLARIDELLARAGTSKEYLISAQVWVTSMGEFAEMNAAWDAWVVPGRPPVRAAVEAPLAKPEWKVEIMVVAALPEA; encoded by the coding sequence ATGAGCCTGACCCATCACGACAGCAACGCCCGCATGAGCCAGATCGCCGTCCACAACGGCACCGTCTACCTGGCCGGCCAGGTGCCCAGCGACGCCAGCGCCGGCATGCGCGGCCAGACCGAGCAGGTGCTGGCGCGCATCGACGAGCTGCTGGCCAGGGCCGGGACCTCCAAGGAATACCTGATCTCCGCGCAGGTCTGGGTGACCAGCATGGGCGAGTTCGCCGAGATGAACGCCGCCTGGGACGCCTGGGTGGTGCCCGGCCGCCCCCCGGTACGCGCCGCCGTCGAGGCGCCGCTGGCCAAGCCCGAGTGGAAGGTCGAGATCATGGTCGTGGCCGCGCTGCCGGAGGCCTGA
- a CDS encoding phosphate-starvation-inducible PsiE family protein, with translation MSMEPEPTPEKRPRLLHDELPEEHEDPLIGILHRIIRVGVKVLAVLMVCVILWGIFDVIYVLYQQLISPPVMLLEVGDIFRLFGAFMVVLIAIEIFINIRLYLGTHVLPIQLVIATALMAIARKVIVLDIETVSAEYVLAIAAVALALGVTHWLVAHKH, from the coding sequence ATGAGCATGGAGCCAGAGCCCACCCCCGAGAAGCGCCCACGACTGCTCCACGACGAGCTGCCCGAGGAGCACGAGGATCCGCTGATCGGCATCCTTCACCGCATCATCCGCGTCGGCGTCAAGGTCCTGGCCGTGCTGATGGTGTGCGTGATCCTCTGGGGCATCTTCGACGTCATCTATGTGCTCTACCAGCAGCTCATCTCGCCACCCGTCATGCTGCTGGAGGTCGGGGACATCTTCCGCCTGTTCGGCGCCTTCATGGTGGTGCTGATCGCCATCGAGATCTTCATCAACATCCGCCTCTACCTCGGCACCCATGTGCTGCCCATCCAGCTGGTGATCGCCACGGCGCTGATGGCCATCGCCCGGAAGGTGATCGTGCTGGATATCGAGACCGTCTCGGCCGAGTACGTCCTCGCCATCGCCGCCGTGGCGCTGGCGCTGGGTGTCACCCATTGGCTGGTCGCCCACAAGCACTAG
- a CDS encoding histone deacetylase family protein: protein MKLFYHPDQERHAPPTFLLRGRPAPSPEGPLRADLLARGLAEVGLSLSAPASADGERLRERLGRIHTPRYLAFLETIHARWMALPAAAEIVAPNVHPCGGGHHYPRHPVGQAGWHLHDMACPITADSFAGILASAASAQAAADAVAGGEHSAYALCRPPGHHAGPDRAGGFCFLNNAALAATVLHERFPRVAIIDVDLHHGNGTQDIFYQSGGVWTGSLHADPGDFYPFFWGGADETGEGDGLGANVNLPLPLGSDGVAFLSALETLLERLRAFGPQAVVVALGLDAHKDDPLAGLSLETADFAAVGRLLEALRLPTVLVQEGGYPTDHLSHNLAAFMAGFTGA, encoded by the coding sequence ATGAAGCTCTTCTACCATCCCGATCAGGAACGCCATGCCCCGCCGACCTTCCTGCTGCGGGGTCGGCCGGCGCCGTCCCCCGAGGGGCCGTTACGGGCCGACCTGCTGGCCCGGGGGCTCGCCGAGGTGGGGCTCTCGCTGAGCGCTCCCGCGAGCGCCGACGGCGAGCGCCTGCGCGAGCGTCTGGGGCGCATCCATACGCCGCGCTATCTGGCCTTCCTGGAGACCATCCATGCCCGCTGGATGGCGCTGCCGGCGGCCGCCGAGATCGTCGCCCCCAACGTCCACCCTTGCGGCGGGGGCCACCACTATCCCCGCCATCCGGTGGGCCAGGCCGGCTGGCACCTCCACGACATGGCCTGCCCGATCACCGCGGACAGCTTCGCCGGCATCCTGGCCAGTGCCGCCAGCGCCCAGGCCGCCGCCGACGCGGTGGCCGGGGGCGAGCACAGCGCCTATGCCCTGTGCCGGCCCCCCGGCCACCATGCGGGGCCGGATCGCGCCGGTGGCTTCTGCTTCCTCAACAACGCGGCGCTGGCCGCCACGGTGCTGCACGAGCGCTTCCCTCGGGTAGCGATCATCGACGTGGACCTGCACCACGGCAACGGCACCCAGGACATCTTCTACCAGAGCGGCGGCGTCTGGACCGGCTCGCTGCATGCCGACCCCGGCGACTTCTACCCCTTCTTCTGGGGCGGGGCCGACGAGACCGGGGAGGGCGATGGCCTGGGCGCCAACGTCAACCTGCCGCTGCCGCTGGGCAGCGATGGCGTGGCGTTCCTGTCCGCCCTCGAGACCCTGCTCGAACGCCTGCGGGCCTTCGGTCCCCAGGCGGTGGTGGTGGCCCTGGGCCTGGATGCCCACAAGGACGACCCCCTGGCCGGCCTGTCGCTGGAGACCGCGGACTTCGCCGCCGTGGGCAGGCTGCTGGAGGCGCTGCGCCTGCCCACGGTGCTGGTGCAGGAAGGCGGCTATCCCACCGATCACCTGAGCCACAACCTGGCCGCCTTCATGGCGGGCTTCACCGGTGCCTGA
- a CDS encoding ornithine cyclodeaminase family protein, producing the protein MRIIDAEQVAAALDWQALVTRLATTFREGVESPPRHHHAMHRPDGEATLLLMPAWERDGYIGVKMVNVFPQNAAHGLPAIAGVYLLSEGDHGRPLACLDGSELTRRRTAAASALAARELARADAETLLVVGTGKLAPMVIEAHAAVRPIHRVRIWGRHPDKAVRLAADFADRFDTAAVTDLEAASREADLISCVTLSSEPLIRGDWLMPGTHLDLIGAFRPSMRETDAECLRRGEVFVDTYAGAKGEAGDILQAIDEGAFAFDDIRGELAELLQGQKPGRSGEGAITVFKSVGASLEDLAAAIEVWERQEASE; encoded by the coding sequence ATGCGCATCATCGACGCCGAGCAGGTGGCGGCGGCCCTCGACTGGCAGGCGCTGGTCACGCGGCTGGCCACCACCTTCCGTGAGGGGGTGGAGTCGCCGCCCCGTCACCACCATGCCATGCATCGCCCCGACGGCGAGGCGACCCTGCTGCTGATGCCGGCCTGGGAGCGCGACGGCTACATCGGGGTGAAGATGGTCAACGTCTTTCCCCAGAACGCCGCGCACGGCCTGCCGGCGATCGCCGGGGTCTACCTGCTCAGCGAGGGCGACCATGGCCGGCCGCTGGCCTGCCTCGACGGCAGCGAGCTGACCCGGCGGCGCACTGCCGCGGCCTCGGCCCTGGCGGCTCGGGAGCTGGCGCGAGCCGATGCCGAGACCCTGCTGGTGGTGGGTACCGGCAAGCTGGCGCCCATGGTCATCGAGGCCCATGCCGCGGTGCGGCCCATCCATCGGGTGCGGATCTGGGGCCGGCACCCCGACAAGGCCGTGCGCCTGGCCGCCGACTTTGCGGATCGCTTCGACACGGCGGCGGTGACCGACCTGGAGGCGGCGAGCCGCGAGGCCGACCTGATCAGCTGCGTGACCCTGTCCAGCGAGCCACTGATCCGCGGCGACTGGCTGATGCCGGGCACCCACCTCGACCTGATCGGCGCCTTCCGCCCCTCCATGCGCGAGACCGACGCCGAGTGCCTGCGCCGCGGCGAGGTGTTCGTCGATACCTATGCCGGGGCCAAGGGCGAGGCCGGCGACATCCTCCAGGCCATCGACGAGGGCGCCTTCGCCTTCGACGACATCCGCGGCGAGCTGGCCGAGCTGCTGCAGGGGCAAAAACCCGGCCGCAGCGGCGAGGGCGCCATCACGGTGTTCAAGTCGGTGGGCGCCTCGCTGGAGGACCTGGCGGCGGCCATCGAGGTCTGGGAGCGCCAGGAGGCAAGCGAATGA
- a CDS encoding co-chaperone GroES, which yields MNIRPLHDRVVIRRVEEEQKTAGGIVLPGSAQEKPTRGEVLAVGNGRILDSGDVRPLDVKVGDTVIFKDGFGVEKQKIEGEEVLIMSESDILAVVEG from the coding sequence ATGAACATCCGTCCCTTGCACGATCGCGTCGTCATCCGTCGCGTTGAAGAAGAGCAGAAGACCGCAGGCGGCATCGTGCTCCCGGGCAGTGCCCAGGAAAAGCCGACTCGTGGCGAGGTCCTCGCCGTCGGTAACGGCCGGATTCTGGACAGCGGCGACGTGCGCCCGCTCGACGTCAAGGTCGGCGACACCGTGATCTTCAAGGATGGCTTCGGCGTCGAGAAGCAGAAGATCGAGGGCGAGGAAGTGCTGATCATGAGCGAGTCCGACATCCTGGCAGTCGTCGAGGGCTGA
- a CDS encoding RNA methyltransferase, with protein MLSNIRIVLVQTYHPGNIGASARAMKTMGLENLVLVTPRCFPDPEAARLAAGAEDVVDNARVVGSLAEAIGDCVQVVGASARLRNLPLPHFDEPADMADALMANAADDPVALVFGRERFGLTNDEIRHCSHQVSIPANPDYGVLNLSQAVQVLAYEVFRAWRQRPDSDFRAPRPSHDRQPTREQLGHFHEHLARVMHTSGFITQPHARTEEQLQALFARARPSRKELSLLRGLLSSLEDGLDDA; from the coding sequence ATGCTGTCCAATATCCGCATCGTCCTCGTCCAGACCTACCACCCCGGCAATATCGGCGCCTCGGCCCGTGCCATGAAGACCATGGGCCTCGAGAACCTGGTGCTGGTCACCCCCCGCTGCTTCCCCGACCCCGAGGCAGCGCGACTCGCCGCCGGCGCCGAGGACGTCGTCGACAACGCCCGGGTGGTGGGCTCGCTGGCGGAGGCCATCGGCGACTGCGTGCAGGTCGTGGGCGCCAGCGCCCGCCTGCGCAACCTGCCGCTGCCCCACTTCGATGAGCCCGCGGACATGGCCGATGCCCTGATGGCCAACGCCGCCGACGATCCGGTGGCCCTGGTGTTCGGTCGCGAACGCTTCGGCCTGACCAACGACGAGATCCGCCACTGCAGCCATCAGGTGAGCATTCCCGCCAACCCCGACTACGGCGTCCTCAACCTCTCCCAGGCCGTGCAGGTCCTGGCCTACGAGGTGTTTCGGGCCTGGCGACAGCGCCCGGACAGCGACTTCCGGGCGCCCCGCCCGTCCCATGACCGCCAGCCCACCCGGGAACAACTGGGGCATTTCCATGAACATCTCGCCAGGGTGATGCACACCAGCGGCTTTATCACCCAGCCCCATGCCCGCACCGAGGAACAGCTCCAGGCGCTGTTCGCCCGCGCCCGGCCCTCGCGCAAGGAACTCTCGCTGCTGCGGGGCCTGCTGAGCTCGCTGGAGGACGGGCTGGACGACGCCTGA
- the pyrF gene encoding orotidine-5'-phosphate decarboxylase, with amino-acid sequence MSTASPLIIALDYTSLDAALCMADRLDPARCRLKVGKELFTRSGPDVLEALHGRGFEVFLDLKFHDIPNTVAGAVQAAAEQGVWMVNVHAGGGRRMMEAARARLEQHALSTHLIAVTVLTSMEAGDLAEVGVSATPAEQVERLAVLARDSGMHGVVCSAREAERLRVLCGDRFLKVTPGIRPATADAGDQRRIMTPAAAMAAGSTHLVVGRPVTQADDPMAALAAIESELDAR; translated from the coding sequence GTGTCCACTGCGTCACCCCTGATCATCGCCCTCGACTACACCTCCCTGGATGCCGCCCTGTGCATGGCCGATCGGCTGGACCCGGCCCGCTGCCGCCTGAAGGTGGGCAAGGAGCTGTTCACCCGCAGCGGACCGGACGTGCTCGAGGCGCTGCATGGGCGCGGCTTCGAGGTCTTCCTGGATCTCAAGTTCCACGACATTCCCAATACCGTGGCCGGGGCGGTGCAGGCGGCCGCCGAGCAGGGCGTGTGGATGGTCAACGTGCATGCCGGCGGCGGCCGGCGGATGATGGAGGCCGCCCGGGCGCGCCTGGAGCAACACGCCCTGAGCACCCACCTGATCGCGGTGACGGTGCTGACCAGCATGGAGGCCGGGGACCTGGCCGAGGTCGGGGTGTCGGCGACGCCCGCCGAGCAGGTCGAGCGCCTGGCGGTGCTGGCCCGGGACAGCGGCATGCACGGCGTGGTGTGCTCGGCCCGGGAGGCCGAGCGGCTGCGTGTGCTGTGCGGCGACCGCTTCCTCAAGGTGACCCCGGGCATCCGGCCGGCCACCGCCGACGCCGGCGATCAGCGGCGCATCATGACGCCTGCCGCGGCCATGGCCGCCGGCAGCACCCACCTGGTGGTGGGGCGGCCGGTGACCCAGGCCGATGATCCCATGGCCGCCCTGGCCGCCATCGAGAGCGAGCTCGACGCCCGCTGA
- a CDS encoding ComEA family DNA-binding protein gives MPRMLKERLALLGLILLLGLAAPALAQEMAPVNVNTADAALLAELPGIGEVKAAAIVEERETNGDFGSAEELTRVDGIGETTVNALADQVSF, from the coding sequence ATGCCACGCATGCTCAAGGAACGTCTCGCCCTCCTCGGCCTGATCCTGCTGCTGGGCCTGGCCGCCCCCGCCCTGGCGCAGGAGATGGCGCCGGTGAACGTCAACACCGCCGATGCCGCCCTGCTCGCCGAGCTACCCGGGATCGGCGAAGTCAAGGCCGCCGCCATCGTCGAGGAGCGCGAGACCAACGGCGACTTCGGCTCGGCCGAGGAGCTGACCCGGGTCGATGGCATCGGCGAGACCACCGTCAATGCCCTCGCCGACCAGGTGAGCTTCTAG
- the groL gene encoding chaperonin GroEL (60 kDa chaperone family; promotes refolding of misfolded polypeptides especially under stressful conditions; forms two stacked rings of heptamers to form a barrel-shaped 14mer; ends can be capped by GroES; misfolded proteins enter the barrel where they are refolded when GroES binds) has translation MAAKQVKFSSDARTRMAKGVDTLANAVKATLGPKGRNVVLEKSFGAPTVTKDGVSVAKEIELKDRFENMGAQMVKEVASKTSDVAGDGTTTATVLAQSIVTEGLKGVIAGMNPMDLKRGIDQAVNAAVKEISELAVPCTDSKAIAQVGTISANGDSRIGQIIAEAMEKVGKEGVITVDEGRGFEDELDVVEGMQFDRGYLSPYFVTNQDTMAVELEDPFILLVDKKISNIRELLPTLESVAKAGKPLVIIAEDIEGEALATLVVNTMRGIVKVAAAKAPGFGDRRKAMLQDIAILTGGTVISEEVGLNLEQATLDHLGTAKRVTMSKENTTIIDGAGQDGDIEARVSQIRAQIEETSSDYDREKLQERVAKLAGGVAVIRVGAATEVEMKEKKARVEDALHSTRAAVEEGVVPGGGTALIRVLTKVAGLKGDNEDQTHGIAIAVRAMEAPLRQIVSNAGQEASVILNRVKDGEGNFGYNAQTGEFGDLFEMGVLDPAKVTRSALQSAGSVAGLMITTECMIADDPDEKEAGGADMGGMGGMGGMGGMM, from the coding sequence ATGGCAGCGAAACAAGTCAAGTTCTCCAGTGATGCCCGTACTCGCATGGCGAAAGGCGTCGATACCCTGGCCAATGCCGTCAAGGCGACCCTGGGGCCGAAGGGCCGCAACGTGGTGCTGGAGAAGTCCTTCGGCGCCCCGACCGTGACCAAGGACGGCGTCTCCGTGGCCAAGGAAATCGAACTCAAGGACAGGTTCGAGAACATGGGCGCGCAGATGGTCAAGGAAGTCGCTTCCAAGACCTCCGACGTCGCCGGTGACGGCACCACCACCGCCACCGTGCTGGCCCAGTCCATAGTGACCGAGGGCCTGAAGGGCGTGATCGCCGGCATGAACCCGATGGACCTGAAGCGTGGCATCGACCAGGCCGTCAACGCCGCCGTCAAGGAAATCAGCGAGCTGGCCGTGCCCTGCACCGATTCCAAGGCCATCGCCCAGGTCGGCACCATCTCCGCCAACGGCGACAGCCGCATCGGCCAGATCATCGCCGAGGCCATGGAGAAGGTTGGCAAGGAAGGCGTCATCACCGTCGACGAAGGCCGTGGCTTCGAGGACGAGCTGGATGTCGTGGAAGGCATGCAGTTCGACCGCGGCTACCTGTCGCCGTACTTCGTGACCAACCAGGACACCATGGCCGTGGAACTGGAAGATCCGTTCATCCTGCTGGTGGACAAGAAGATCTCCAACATCCGCGAGCTGCTGCCGACCCTCGAGTCCGTGGCCAAGGCCGGCAAGCCGCTGGTGATCATCGCCGAGGACATCGAGGGCGAGGCCCTGGCCACCCTGGTGGTCAACACCATGCGCGGCATCGTCAAGGTCGCGGCCGCCAAGGCACCGGGCTTCGGTGACCGTCGCAAGGCCATGCTGCAGGACATCGCCATCCTCACCGGCGGCACCGTCATCTCCGAGGAAGTGGGCCTGAACCTCGAGCAGGCGACCCTGGATCACCTGGGCACCGCCAAGCGCGTGACCATGTCCAAGGAGAACACCACCATCATCGATGGCGCCGGCCAGGACGGTGACATCGAGGCCCGCGTCAGCCAGATCCGTGCCCAGATCGAGGAGACCTCCTCCGACTACGATCGCGAGAAGCTCCAGGAGCGCGTCGCCAAGCTGGCCGGCGGTGTGGCCGTCATCCGCGTCGGTGCCGCCACCGAAGTCGAGATGAAGGAGAAGAAGGCCCGCGTCGAGGACGCCCTGCACTCCACTCGCGCCGCCGTCGAGGAAGGCGTGGTGCCTGGCGGTGGTACCGCCCTGATCCGCGTGTTGACCAAGGTGGCCGGCCTGAAGGGCGACAACGAGGACCAGACCCACGGCATCGCCATCGCCGTGCGCGCCATGGAAGCCCCGCTGCGCCAGATCGTCTCCAACGCCGGTCAGGAGGCATCCGTCATCCTGAACCGCGTCAAGGACGGCGAGGGTAACTTCGGCTACAACGCCCAGACCGGCGAGTTCGGCGACCTGTTCGAGATGGGCGTGCTGGACCCGGCCAAGGTCACTCGTAGCGCCCTGCAGTCCGCTGGTTCCGTCGCCGGCCTCATGATCACCACCGAGTGCATGATCGCCGACGATCCGGACGAGAAGGAAGCCGGTGGCGCCGACATGGGCGGCATGGGCGGTATGGGTGGCATGGGCGGCATGATGTAA